A genomic segment from Microcoleus sp. FACHB-672 encodes:
- the cysT gene encoding sulfate ABC transporter permease subunit CysT, protein MTVSTPSSPTPIKKNPLNQISKLSWPWRITLGYLTIMLLLPVSALILKASTENPADFWRIATSPVALATYDVTFVTSLIAALINGVFGTLIAWVLVRYDFPFKRVIDAAIDLPFALPTSVAGLTLASVYSNNGWIGSLLAPFGIKVAFTRLGVGVAMIFISLPFVVRTLQPVLQDMEKEIEEAAWSLGASRWQTFWRVVLPPLLPAILTGISLGFSRAVGEYGSVVIVASNVPFKDLIASVLIIQRLEQYDYSGATVIGTVLLLISLGILLAINLLQAWGRRYEL, encoded by the coding sequence ATGACTGTCTCTACTCCCTCCTCTCCTACTCCTATTAAGAAAAATCCTCTGAATCAGATTAGCAAGCTGTCTTGGCCTTGGCGCATTACTTTGGGCTACCTGACGATAATGCTACTGCTACCCGTGTCCGCGCTGATCTTAAAAGCAAGCACTGAAAATCCTGCTGATTTTTGGAGAATTGCCACCAGTCCTGTTGCGCTTGCAACTTATGATGTCACCTTTGTTACCTCGCTCATTGCAGCATTAATTAATGGAGTTTTTGGCACTTTAATTGCTTGGGTTTTAGTGCGGTATGATTTCCCATTCAAGCGGGTAATTGATGCGGCCATTGATTTGCCGTTTGCTTTACCTACTTCCGTTGCCGGTTTGACACTCGCATCTGTTTACAGCAATAACGGCTGGATTGGATCATTGCTAGCACCCTTCGGGATTAAAGTCGCTTTTACTCGGTTAGGGGTGGGAGTTGCAATGATTTTTATTTCCTTGCCTTTCGTGGTGCGAACCTTGCAGCCGGTATTGCAGGATATGGAGAAGGAAATAGAAGAAGCAGCGTGGTCATTGGGTGCCTCTCGATGGCAAACATTTTGGCGCGTTGTTCTGCCACCTTTATTGCCGGCTATTTTGACGGGTATCTCATTAGGTTTTTCCCGTGCAGTTGGCGAATATGGGTCAGTTGTAATTGTTGCTTCTAATGTTCCGTTTAAAGATTTAATTGCTTCAGTTCTGATTATCCAAAGATTGGAACAATATGACTATTCTGGAGCAACTGTGATTGGCACCGTTCTGTTACTCATTTCTCTAGGAATTCTGCTGGCGATTAATCTATTACAAGCTTGGGGACGACGGTATGAACTATAA